The following proteins are encoded in a genomic region of Natrinema sp. DC36:
- the nadC gene encoding carboxylating nicotinate-nucleotide diphosphorylase, producing the protein MITDAQIERWLREDVGHHDVTNQVPGETTGRLVSKEPGVVAGIEAAAAVFDYLDVAVTDRLEDGSGVDPGDELLRVEGSTREVLRGERVAVNLAGHASGIATLTREAVERARTESADVAIAATRKTTPGLRGLEKRAVVAGGGDTHRLDLSHMVMVKDNHIAEMGLEKAVAHFREQTSFATKIDVEVETVADAPRAADAGADIVLLDNMTPAETRAAVETLADHEGVLAEASGGITLADVPDYAATGVDVISMGSLTHSAPSLDLSFRTGDDSDH; encoded by the coding sequence ATGATCACCGACGCACAAATCGAACGCTGGCTGCGCGAGGACGTCGGCCACCACGACGTGACGAATCAGGTTCCCGGCGAGACGACCGGCAGACTCGTCTCGAAAGAGCCGGGCGTCGTCGCCGGAATAGAGGCCGCAGCGGCCGTCTTCGACTACCTGGACGTGGCCGTAACCGATCGCCTCGAGGACGGGAGCGGCGTCGACCCGGGCGACGAACTGCTTCGGGTCGAGGGGTCCACGCGGGAAGTGCTCCGCGGCGAGCGCGTCGCAGTCAACCTCGCGGGCCACGCGTCGGGAATCGCGACGCTGACGCGCGAGGCGGTCGAGCGCGCTCGGACCGAATCCGCGGACGTGGCGATCGCCGCGACCCGCAAGACGACGCCCGGCCTACGCGGCCTCGAGAAACGCGCCGTCGTCGCGGGCGGCGGCGACACCCACCGACTCGACCTCTCCCACATGGTGATGGTCAAGGACAACCACATCGCCGAGATGGGACTCGAGAAGGCGGTGGCTCACTTTCGGGAACAAACCTCGTTTGCGACGAAGATCGACGTCGAGGTCGAAACCGTCGCGGACGCGCCGCGGGCGGCCGACGCGGGTGCAGACATCGTCTTGCTCGATAACATGACGCCGGCGGAGACGCGGGCGGCCGTCGAGACGCTCGCCGATCACGAGGGCGTGCTGGCCGAAGCCAGCGGCGGGATTACCCTCGCGGACGTTCCCGACTACGCCGCCACGGGCGTCGACGTGATCTCGATGGGATCGCTCACCCACTCGGCACCGTCGCTGGACCTGTCGTTCCGGACGGGCGACGATAGTGACCACTGA